The Malus domestica chromosome 06, GDT2T_hap1 genome has a segment encoding these proteins:
- the LOC103437003 gene encoding serpin-ZX-like codes for MKIEKSIRNQTDVGLRMMKPLFLNEGENSNIVYSPLSIHVVLSLIAAGTKGQTEEELLSFLKSQSTAHLNLLASEIVPLVFADGSPIGGPILSFANGLWVDKSTPLKPSFKEVVYSFYKAAQKEVDFQTKAEQVRIELNSWAEKETKGLIKEILPFQSVNSLTRLIFANALYFKGVWDDKFDASETKEYDFHCINGKSSVKVPFMTSYKNQYLKAFDSFKVLKLNYEKGENEERHFSMCVFLPDEKDGLPTLVDRVSSKPGFLDRHLPRRKVKVGDFRIPKFNIAFGFEASTILKDLGLVLPFHVDPYKGGNLTEMVNSPPGETPSISGILHKSFIEVNEEGTEAAAVTATGIIVEALYPYHPPKTIDFVADHPFLFFLREETTGAVLFIGQVLNPLEG; via the coding sequence ATGAAGATTGAAAAGTCAATAAGAAACCAAACCGACGTCGGACTTAGGATGATGAAGCCGCTGTTTCTCAATGAAGGCGAAAATAGTAATATAGTATACTCACCGCTGTCCATCCACGTTGTATTGAGCCTGATAGCAGCCGGTACAAAGGGTCAAACCGAGGAAGAGTTGCTTTCTTTCCTCAAGTCCCAGTCCACCGCCCACCTTAACTTGCTTGCCTCTGAAATCGTCCCTCTGGTTTTTGCTGACGGATCACCCATTGGCGGGCCAATTTTGTCCTTTGCCAATGGACTCTGGGTTGACAAGTCGACCCCTCTCAAGCCTTCTTTCAAAGAGGTGGTGTACAGTTTTTACAAGGCAGCTCAAAAGGAAGTCGATTTCCAGACCAAGGCCGAACAAGTGAGAATTGAATTAAATTCATGGGCCGAAAAGGAGACTAAGGGCCTTATTAAAGAGATTCTTCCTTTTCAGTCAGTTAACAGCTTAACAAGGCTCATCTTTGCGAATGCATTGTACTTCAAAGGAGTTTGGGATGACAAGTTTGATGCATCAGAAACTAAAGAGTATGACTTCCACTGTATCAATGGCAAGTCGTCAGTTAAGGTGCCCTTCATGACCAGCTATAAGAATCAATATTTAAAAGCCTTTGACAGCTTCAAAGTCTTAAAGCTCAATTATGAAAAAGGTGAAAACGAGGAGCGGCATTTCTCCATGTGCGTTTTTCTTCCAGATGAAAAAGATGGGCTGCCAACTTTGGTTGATAGAGTTAGTTCTAAGCCTGGTTTCTTAGATCGTCATCTTCCACGCCGGAAAGTTAAAGTGGGTGACTTTAGAATTCCAAAGTTTAATATCGCTTTTGGTTTTGAAGCTTCCACAATTCTCAAGGATTTAGGACTAGTACTGCCTTTCCATGTTGATCCATATAAAGGAGGTAATTTGACAGAGATGGTGAACTCACCTCCGGGCGAGACTCCTTCTATTTCTGGTATACTCCATAAATCATTCATTGAAGTTAATGAAGAAGGAACGGAAGCTGCCGCTGTTACTGCCACTGGGATAATAGTTGAGGCACTCTATCCTTATCATCCTCCAAAGACGATAGACTTTGTGGCAGATCACCCGTTCTTGTTTTTCCTCAGAGAGGAAACGACTGGAGCAGTGCTGTTCATTGGGCAGGTGCTCAATCCGCTCGAAGGCTGA